One genomic window of Sphingomonas ginsengisoli An et al. 2013 includes the following:
- a CDS encoding GXWXG domain-containing protein, which produces MSPLAQLEALEPAAPLADVLAFYDSLPGVAPEAMRGRWRGGEIATGHLYDGLLGPSGWWGKAFRSIDDVDPLLFERGSELLAANPALLPLGLIERFPRLAKSAPAAALFRAVVPLLRTGKPRARLRPLTYRGVTSAAMIYDAHPIADCFRAVTPDVLLGAMDIRGHANPFVFTLRRVATD; this is translated from the coding sequence ATGAGCCCGCTCGCGCAGCTCGAGGCGCTCGAGCCGGCGGCGCCGCTGGCCGACGTGCTGGCCTTTTACGACAGCCTGCCCGGCGTCGCGCCGGAGGCGATGCGCGGGCGGTGGCGCGGCGGCGAGATTGCAACGGGCCATCTCTACGATGGGCTGCTGGGGCCGTCGGGCTGGTGGGGTAAGGCGTTCCGCTCGATCGACGACGTCGATCCTCTGCTGTTCGAGCGCGGTAGCGAGCTGCTCGCGGCCAACCCCGCCCTGCTCCCGCTCGGGCTGATCGAGCGTTTTCCCCGCCTCGCCAAGTCGGCTCCGGCCGCCGCGCTGTTCCGCGCTGTGGTGCCACTGCTGCGTACCGGAAAGCCTCGGGCGCGCCTACGCCCCCTCACCTATCGCGGCGTGACCTCGGCGGCGATGATCTACGACGCCCACCCGATCGCCGACTGCTTCCGCGCGGTAACGCCAGATGTGCTGCTCGGCGCGATGGACATTCGCGGGCACGCCAATCCCTTCGTCTTCACCCTGCGGCGGGTGGCGACCGACTAG
- the ruvX gene encoding Holliday junction resolvase RuvX yields the protein MITASAAEFAAALPNGGKLAGLDVGTKTVGVAVCDPGWSFAGPAETIRRTKFTADLVALRTLVERQQVVGLVVGLPLNMDGSDSPRTQSVRAFARNCRVLERPILLWDERWSTQAVERAMIAADVSRARRAEAVDKLAAAHILQGAIDALVNLPRAD from the coding sequence TTGATCACCGCCAGCGCGGCCGAATTTGCGGCGGCGCTGCCGAATGGCGGCAAGCTCGCCGGGCTTGACGTCGGGACGAAGACCGTCGGGGTAGCCGTATGTGACCCTGGATGGTCCTTCGCCGGACCGGCCGAGACGATCCGCCGAACCAAGTTCACCGCCGACCTCGTGGCGCTGCGCACGCTGGTCGAGCGCCAGCAGGTGGTGGGCCTCGTCGTCGGGCTGCCGCTCAACATGGACGGGAGCGATTCGCCGCGAACCCAGTCGGTCCGCGCCTTCGCCCGCAACTGCCGCGTGCTCGAGCGGCCGATCCTGCTGTGGGACGAGCGCTGGTCGACCCAGGCGGTCGAGCGGGCGATGATCGCCGCCGACGTCAGCCGCGCCCGGCGCGCCGAGGCGGTCGACAAGCTGGCGGCGGCGCACATCCTCCAGGGGGCGATCGACGCGCTGGTCAATCTGCCGCGCGCCGATTAG
- a CDS encoding SPOR domain-containing protein — translation MSKTLRASTALTAVTVAASLIAGCAGPTANMKVSGGFARPVDTQLGIATRALAALQAGNKDEAVRLAERAVAATPTDAGFRSLLGNVYMAEGRFASAETSYKDSLSLLPDQGAVAMKLVLSQIAQGKNAEALAMLDQLRNTTDPADVGLAMALAGQPGNAVALLDEAARRPEADARTRQNLALAHALAGDWDNARVVAAQDVPADQVDARIAEWMKLAAPQAGATKVATLIGVTPAASDPGQPIRLALRDATGSVRMAEAAPAPVEVAAAAPAPMIAATAAADTTVMNDAGFAAPAAPVVSAPVAVAASAVTVALPAATPAPEQAGPLADIAENLDALRHEPVRASGALPKVSELRRSAAIRFANSGVVVQLGAYGSQGKLQAGWAKLSRSHKGVLGRYVPTTAHFKAPIGPVYRLSLQGFASNAEARQVCEGLKSAGAACFVRNVAGDAPIAFASR, via the coding sequence ATGTCGAAGACGCTTCGCGCAAGCACCGCGCTCACGGCCGTCACCGTCGCCGCCAGCCTGATCGCCGGATGCGCCGGCCCCACCGCCAATATGAAGGTCAGCGGCGGCTTCGCCCGCCCGGTCGACACCCAGCTCGGAATCGCCACCCGCGCCCTCGCGGCGCTCCAGGCCGGCAACAAGGATGAGGCCGTCCGTCTCGCCGAGCGCGCAGTCGCCGCGACGCCGACCGATGCCGGTTTCCGCTCGCTGCTCGGCAACGTCTACATGGCCGAAGGCCGCTTCGCCTCGGCCGAGACTTCCTACAAGGATTCGCTCAGCCTGCTCCCCGACCAGGGCGCGGTGGCGATGAAGCTGGTGCTGAGCCAGATCGCCCAGGGCAAGAATGCTGAGGCGCTGGCGATGCTCGACCAGCTGCGCAACACCACCGACCCGGCCGATGTCGGGCTGGCGATGGCGCTGGCCGGCCAGCCGGGCAATGCGGTCGCTTTGCTCGATGAGGCTGCCCGCCGGCCCGAGGCCGACGCCCGCACCCGCCAGAATTTGGCGCTTGCCCATGCGCTTGCCGGCGACTGGGACAATGCCCGCGTGGTCGCGGCGCAGGACGTTCCCGCCGACCAGGTCGATGCCCGCATCGCCGAGTGGATGAAGCTCGCCGCGCCGCAGGCCGGGGCGACCAAGGTCGCGACGCTGATCGGGGTCACCCCCGCCGCCAGCGATCCCGGCCAGCCGATCCGCCTCGCGCTGCGCGACGCCACCGGCAGCGTCCGCATGGCCGAGGCCGCGCCGGCGCCCGTCGAAGTGGCGGCAGCCGCGCCGGCCCCGATGATCGCGGCGACCGCCGCCGCCGACACCACCGTCATGAATGACGCCGGCTTCGCCGCGCCTGCAGCGCCGGTGGTTTCGGCCCCGGTCGCGGTCGCCGCCAGCGCGGTCACCGTCGCCTTGCCCGCCGCCACTCCGGCGCCCGAGCAGGCCGGTCCGCTCGCCGACATCGCCGAAAACCTCGACGCGCTCCGCCACGAGCCGGTCCGCGCCTCGGGCGCCCTGCCCAAGGTCAGCGAGCTGCGCCGCAGCGCAGCGATTCGCTTCGCCAACTCGGGCGTGGTGGTCCAGCTCGGCGCCTACGGGTCGCAGGGCAAGCTGCAGGCCGGCTGGGCCAAGTTGTCGCGCAGCCACAAGGGCGTGCTCGGTCGCTATGTGCCCACGACCGCGCACTTCAAGGCGCCGATCGGCCCAGTCTATCGCCTGAGCCTGCAGGGGTTCGCTTCGAACGCCGAAGCGCGCCAGGTGTGCGAAGGCCTGAAGAGCGCGGGCGCGGCCTGCTTCGTCCGCAATGTCGCGGGCGACGCGCCGATCGCCTTCGCTAGCCGCTAG
- the serB gene encoding phosphoserine phosphatase SerB: MLIATLIAAGSLNQDRIDEALRLLASARVDAETWSWLDEGDAADVMVEEAPERLQEIRLMLERGLMGLDVVVQPAEGRVKRLLVADMDSTMIGQECIDELADYAGMKDEIAAVTDAAMRGEIDFATALHQRVAALNGLSTHCIQRCREERIRPNPGARTLVQTMRARGAGTLLVTGGFHDFADPTAAELGFTEVRANHLDSIHGHLTGLVTGEIVDSAAKCEALIKRRTQMGIEPAAVLAVGDGANDAPMIAEAGLGVAYHGKPKLREVADARIDHNDLTALLWAQGIRRAEWVTG; encoded by the coding sequence TTGCTCATTGCCACCTTGATAGCAGCCGGATCGCTCAATCAGGACAGAATCGACGAGGCGCTTCGGCTGCTCGCCTCGGCGCGGGTCGACGCCGAGACGTGGAGCTGGCTCGACGAAGGCGACGCTGCCGACGTAATGGTCGAGGAAGCGCCCGAGCGGCTACAGGAAATCCGGCTGATGCTCGAACGTGGTCTGATGGGCCTCGACGTCGTGGTCCAGCCTGCCGAAGGCCGCGTGAAACGGCTCCTCGTGGCGGACATGGATTCGACCATGATCGGGCAGGAGTGCATCGACGAACTCGCCGATTATGCCGGGATGAAGGACGAGATCGCGGCCGTGACCGACGCCGCCATGCGCGGCGAGATCGACTTCGCCACCGCGCTCCACCAGCGGGTGGCCGCCCTGAACGGCCTCAGCACCCATTGCATCCAGCGCTGCCGCGAAGAGCGCATCCGCCCCAATCCGGGGGCGCGGACACTGGTCCAGACGATGCGCGCCCGCGGCGCGGGGACGCTGCTGGTGACCGGCGGCTTCCACGATTTCGCCGATCCCACCGCGGCCGAACTCGGCTTCACCGAAGTGCGCGCCAACCATCTCGACAGCATCCACGGCCACCTGACCGGTCTCGTCACTGGCGAGATCGTCGACAGCGCGGCCAAGTGCGAGGCTTTGATCAAGCGCCGCACCCAGATGGGGATCGAGCCGGCGGCGGTGCTGGCGGTCGGCGACGGCGCCAATGACGCGCCGATGATCGCCGAAGCGGGGCTGGGAGTTGCCTATCACGGCAAGCCCAAGCTGCGCGAAGTCGCCGACGCGCGGATTGATCATAACGACCTCACCGCTCTGCTGTGGGCGCAAGGCATTCGCCGCGCCGAGTGGGTGACCGGCTAG
- the ilvC gene encoding ketol-acid reductoisomerase → MLTDRDLDPAPLTGKTVAIIGYGNQGRAQALNLRDSGVAVRIGLRPGSPSEAEVRTAGFDVMPPLAAADGADLVMLLAPDEKLAAIHDELAPALKPRAALGFSHGLAIHFGLIRPRAELDVIMVAPKGPGTALRSLFVEGRGMVALAAVAQDATGGAWPLALAYSRALGCGRAGVIRSTFEEECVADLFNEGAVVWGAVPQILEAGFDTLVAAGIQPEVAYLECVTELKLLAGLIEARGIAGTAEAISNTAEFGALTGGPKVIDATVRARMGDVLDEVRSGNFANALSEEADGDYPRLRAARRAARETALETARRRLAGEA, encoded by the coding sequence ATGCTGACCGACCGCGACCTCGACCCCGCCCCGCTTACGGGCAAGACGGTGGCGATCATCGGTTACGGCAACCAGGGCCGGGCGCAGGCGCTCAACCTGCGCGACAGCGGCGTCGCGGTGCGGATCGGGCTTCGGCCCGGCAGCCCGAGCGAGGCCGAGGTCCGCACCGCCGGCTTCGACGTCATGCCGCCGCTCGCCGCGGCGGACGGGGCCGACCTCGTCATGCTGCTTGCCCCCGACGAAAAGCTCGCCGCGATCCACGACGAACTCGCCCCGGCGCTCAAGCCCCGCGCGGCGCTGGGGTTCAGTCACGGGCTGGCGATCCACTTCGGGCTGATCCGACCGCGCGCCGAGCTCGACGTGATCATGGTCGCTCCCAAGGGGCCGGGGACCGCCCTGCGCAGCCTGTTCGTCGAGGGCCGCGGGATGGTCGCGCTGGCGGCGGTGGCGCAGGACGCGACCGGCGGGGCGTGGCCGCTGGCGCTGGCCTATTCCCGGGCGCTCGGTTGTGGGCGCGCAGGCGTCATCCGCTCGACCTTCGAAGAGGAATGCGTCGCCGATCTGTTCAACGAGGGCGCGGTGGTGTGGGGCGCGGTGCCCCAGATCTTGGAGGCCGGCTTCGACACGTTGGTCGCCGCCGGCATCCAGCCCGAGGTCGCCTACCTCGAATGCGTCACCGAGTTGAAGCTGCTCGCCGGGCTGATCGAGGCGCGCGGGATCGCCGGCACCGCCGAAGCGATCAGCAACACCGCCGAGTTCGGCGCGCTCACCGGCGGCCCGAAGGTGATCGATGCGACGGTCCGCGCGCGAATGGGCGACGTGCTCGACGAGGTCCGCTCGGGCAACTTCGCAAACGCACTGAGCGAAGAGGCCGACGGCGATTATCCCCGGCTGCGCGCGGCGCGTCGGGCAGCACGGGAGACGGCGCTGGAAACCGCGCGGCGGCGGCTCGCCGGCGAGGCCTAG
- the miaA gene encoding tRNA (adenosine(37)-N6)-dimethylallyltransferase MiaA produces MSKGRPPLGLIAGPTAAGKSAVALAWAERANGVLINADSAQIYAGLGIISAGPSPSEFARVEHRLFGFRDPGDPCSAAEWAGLAAREVRAVWADGRLPILVGGTGLYLRTLLDGIAPVPPIDPAVRSAVRAATVADNHRELRELDPEAATRLHPADTTRIARALEVVRSTGRSLADWQQAREGGLRAEADLRGAILLPPRAWLYERCEGRFAAMLDEGAIAEVRSLLERGLDPALPAMRMIGVREVAALLRGEVDRAGCVAAGAQATRNYAKRQYTWFRHQRLGDLMNVEDALDEVKIDRLAATLAC; encoded by the coding sequence ATGAGCAAAGGACGTCCTCCTCTCGGCCTCATCGCCGGTCCGACTGCTGCGGGCAAGTCGGCGGTCGCGCTCGCCTGGGCCGAACGGGCGAACGGGGTGCTGATCAACGCAGACAGCGCCCAAATCTATGCAGGCCTCGGCATAATCAGCGCGGGGCCGTCCCCAAGTGAATTCGCGCGTGTCGAGCATCGGCTGTTCGGGTTTCGCGATCCCGGCGACCCCTGCTCGGCCGCCGAGTGGGCCGGGCTGGCCGCGCGGGAGGTCCGCGCGGTGTGGGCCGACGGCCGCTTGCCGATCCTCGTCGGCGGGACCGGGCTTTATCTCCGCACCCTGCTCGACGGGATCGCGCCGGTGCCGCCGATCGACCCGGCGGTGCGGAGCGCGGTGCGCGCGGCGACGGTCGCGGACAACCATCGCGAGTTGCGCGAGCTCGACCCCGAGGCCGCGACCCGGCTGCACCCGGCCGACACCACCCGGATCGCCCGCGCGCTCGAAGTGGTGCGCTCGACCGGACGATCCCTCGCCGACTGGCAACAGGCGCGTGAGGGCGGGCTGCGCGCCGAGGCCGACCTGCGCGGCGCGATCCTCCTCCCGCCGCGGGCCTGGCTGTACGAGCGCTGCGAGGGGCGCTTCGCGGCGATGCTCGACGAGGGCGCGATCGCCGAGGTGCGGTCGCTGCTCGAGCGCGGGCTCGATCCGGCGCTGCCGGCAATGCGGATGATCGGGGTGCGCGAGGTGGCGGCGCTGCTGCGCGGCGAGGTCGACCGCGCGGGTTGCGTCGCGGCGGGTGCCCAGGCCACTCGCAACTATGCCAAGCGCCAGTATACGTGGTTCCGACACCAGCGGCTGGGGGACCTGATGAACGTGGAAGACGCGCTGGACGAGGTGAAGATCGATCGGTTGGCGGCGACGCTGGCATGCTGA
- a CDS encoding aspartate carbamoyltransferase catalytic subunit, with protein MDLLSIDTLSDGQIAILLDAAQLFAERKGSSDRLAGKVVFNIFYENSTRTAMSFAMAAARLGAQTVTLSVEHSSVKKGETLADTALTLDAMRPDAIVMRHRNNLAPHEVARLVDCPVINAGDGTNEHPTQALLDALTLRQALGAIAGKTIAIVGDIRHSRVARSNAKLLPRLGATVRLAGPPALLPDDLPGGGEIEAAIAGADAVMMLRVQRERMDDELGDAPGEFLSRYGLTEQRLALAKPDAFVLHPGPMNRGVEIADSVADGPRSLIRRQVANGVAVRMAVLEMLLKA; from the coding sequence GTGGACCTGCTTTCGATCGACACCCTGTCCGATGGCCAGATCGCCATCCTCCTCGACGCCGCCCAGCTGTTCGCCGAGCGCAAGGGCTCGAGCGACCGGCTGGCGGGCAAGGTCGTCTTCAACATCTTCTACGAGAACAGCACCCGCACCGCGATGAGCTTCGCAATGGCGGCGGCACGGCTTGGCGCGCAAACGGTGACGCTGTCGGTCGAGCATTCGAGCGTCAAGAAGGGCGAGACGCTGGCCGATACCGCGCTGACGCTCGACGCGATGCGGCCCGACGCGATCGTCATGCGCCACCGCAACAATCTGGCGCCGCACGAGGTCGCGCGGCTGGTCGACTGCCCGGTGATCAACGCGGGCGACGGGACGAACGAGCATCCGACCCAGGCGCTGCTCGACGCGCTAACGCTACGCCAGGCGCTCGGCGCAATCGCCGGCAAGACGATCGCGATCGTCGGCGACATCCGCCACAGCCGGGTGGCGCGCTCCAACGCCAAGCTGCTGCCGCGGCTGGGGGCGACGGTGCGGCTGGCGGGACCGCCGGCGCTGCTTCCCGACGATCTGCCCGGCGGAGGCGAGATCGAGGCGGCGATCGCCGGCGCAGATGCGGTGATGATGCTGCGAGTCCAGCGCGAGCGGATGGACGACGAGCTCGGCGACGCGCCGGGCGAATTCCTCAGCCGCTACGGCTTGACCGAGCAGCGGCTGGCGCTGGCCAAGCCCGACGCGTTCGTGCTCCACCCCGGGCCGATGAACCGCGGGGTCGAGATCGCCGACAGCGTCGCCGACGGTCCGCGCTCGCTGATCCGTCGGCAGGTCGCGAACGGGGTCGCCGTCCGCATGGCCGTGCTCGAGATGCTGTTGAAGGCCTAG
- a CDS encoding DUF3089 domain-containing protein codes for MCVRRFLLAIFFLTLLVVAAAFGIYQYGSSVLVRQAQPEGHFQAPVAASGPDYVQTANWLSLPDTVPPGPGDWLPSGSPPPDSARPVSVFYIHPTTYLEKDHWNAPLGDRESQDRAALFVRSQASAFNAIGQIYAPKYRQAAYGAFLLRNDDATKALDLAYQDVARAFDRFLAQAPDGPIILAGHSQGALHLTRLLREKVAGTPLAKRVVAAYVVGWPVSVAADVPKMGLPACEQATQAGCILSWLSFAEPANTSLISDVYDGSTGFTGQPRRREDMLCVNPLTGIRNAAAPPQVNQGTLVPSDDTMTTGNLQPGVVGAHCDKGFLLLEGDLPKMGPFVLPGNNYHVYDYALFWANIREDAQRRLAAWKAR; via the coding sequence ATGTGCGTCCGCCGCTTCCTGCTCGCCATCTTCTTCCTGACCCTGCTGGTCGTCGCGGCGGCGTTCGGCATCTATCAGTATGGCAGTTCGGTGCTTGTCCGGCAGGCGCAGCCCGAGGGCCACTTCCAGGCGCCGGTCGCGGCGAGCGGGCCCGACTATGTTCAGACCGCCAACTGGCTGTCGCTGCCCGACACGGTGCCGCCGGGGCCGGGAGACTGGCTGCCGAGCGGCTCGCCGCCGCCCGACAGCGCGCGGCCGGTCAGCGTCTTCTACATCCACCCGACCACCTATCTTGAGAAGGACCATTGGAACGCCCCGCTCGGCGACCGTGAAAGCCAGGACCGCGCGGCACTGTTCGTCCGCAGCCAGGCGAGCGCGTTCAATGCGATCGGCCAGATCTATGCGCCTAAGTACCGCCAGGCGGCTTATGGCGCCTTCCTGCTCCGCAACGACGACGCGACCAAGGCGCTCGACCTCGCCTACCAGGATGTAGCGCGGGCGTTCGATCGCTTCCTCGCCCAGGCCCCCGACGGCCCGATCATCCTCGCCGGACACAGCCAGGGCGCGCTTCACCTGACCCGGCTCCTGCGCGAGAAGGTCGCCGGCACGCCGCTCGCGAAGCGAGTGGTCGCGGCCTATGTGGTTGGCTGGCCGGTGTCGGTCGCCGCCGACGTGCCGAAGATGGGCCTGCCGGCGTGCGAGCAGGCGACCCAGGCCGGCTGTATCTTGAGCTGGCTGAGCTTCGCCGAGCCCGCCAACACCTCGCTCATCTCCGACGTCTACGACGGCTCGACCGGCTTCACCGGCCAGCCACGGCGGCGCGAGGACATGCTGTGTGTCAATCCGCTGACCGGCATCCGCAACGCCGCCGCGCCGCCGCAGGTCAACCAGGGAACGTTGGTGCCGAGCGACGACACTATGACGACCGGAAACCTCCAGCCCGGCGTGGTCGGCGCGCATTGCGACAAGGGCTTCCTGCTGCTCGAGGGGGACCTGCCGAAGATGGGGCCGTTCGTGCTCCCGGGGAATAACTATCACGTCTACGACTACGCCCTGTTCTGGGCGAACATCCGCGAGGATGCGCAGCGGCGGCTCGCGGCGTGGAAAGCGCGTTGA
- a CDS encoding ParA family protein, translated as MRVLALASQKGGSGKTTLSGHLAVQAQLAGQGPVCLIDIDPQGSLADWWNEREADMPAFAQTTVARLASDLEVLRQQGFRLAVIDTPPAITMAIQSVIAVAELIVIPTRPSPHDLRAVGATVDLCDRAGKPLIFVVNAATPKAKITSEAAVALSQHGTVAPVTIHHRTDFAASMIDGRTVMEVDPNGRSAREVVELWDYIHERLEKAFRRNVFATPASGPVGAVAAAPRPVGGFGRRVVG; from the coding sequence ATGCGCGTTCTGGCTTTGGCATCGCAGAAGGGGGGATCGGGCAAGACGACCCTGTCCGGACATCTCGCGGTGCAGGCGCAGTTGGCTGGGCAGGGGCCCGTCTGTTTGATCGACATCGATCCGCAGGGCTCGCTGGCCGACTGGTGGAACGAGCGCGAGGCCGACATGCCGGCCTTCGCCCAGACCACGGTGGCGCGCCTCGCCTCGGACCTCGAGGTGCTTCGCCAGCAGGGCTTCCGCCTAGCGGTGATCGACACCCCGCCGGCGATCACCATGGCGATCCAGAGCGTGATCGCGGTCGCCGAGCTGATCGTTATCCCGACCCGTCCGAGCCCGCACGACCTGCGCGCCGTCGGCGCTACCGTTGACCTGTGCGACCGTGCCGGCAAGCCGCTGATCTTTGTCGTCAACGCGGCGACGCCCAAGGCCAAGATCACCAGCGAAGCCGCGGTTGCGCTGTCGCAGCACGGCACCGTCGCGCCGGTCACCATCCACCACCGCACCGATTTCGCCGCCTCGATGATCGACGGCCGGACGGTGATGGAAGTCGACCCCAACGGCCGTTCGGCCCGCGAGGTGGTCGAGCTGTGGGACTATATTCACGAGCGTCTCGAAAAGGCGTTCCGCCGCAACGTGTTCGCGACTCCGGCCAGCGGTCCGGTTGGCGCGGTCGCCGCGGCGCCGCGTCCGGTTGGTGGCTTCGGCCGCCGTGTTGTCGGTTAA
- a CDS encoding SPOR domain-containing protein codes for MFWLAAALLVVAEPAPGASVEDGIAAAAQGDNARAIAIWTPLAKSGDAEANYRLAEAYQTGRGVPVNILRARQLYGRAAKECHAPAQASLALLDISSGRKASALKLLRAASANNEPRALLFYGLALFNGDGVPLERERGYAMVKRSVALGLVDAEQTLSEMDVVMFVTPPERARTNLAPGALPAPKLAQSSPKRPTTAQPPVVTPSPTTRGRPAPPPPSAAAAAPAGGGDWRIQLGAFRRPGAPQELWGRISARLPGRQPFLPTQNGLTALQVGSFATRGEAQDACRAAGTSPCVVIRVR; via the coding sequence ATGTTCTGGTTGGCAGCAGCGCTGCTGGTGGTCGCCGAACCGGCGCCGGGTGCGAGCGTCGAGGACGGCATCGCCGCCGCGGCGCAGGGCGACAATGCCCGCGCGATCGCGATCTGGACGCCGCTGGCCAAGAGCGGCGATGCCGAAGCGAATTACCGGCTGGCCGAAGCCTACCAGACAGGCCGCGGAGTGCCGGTCAATATCCTGCGCGCGCGCCAGCTCTACGGCCGCGCCGCCAAGGAATGCCACGCCCCGGCCCAGGCCAGCCTCGCGCTGCTCGACATTTCGAGCGGGCGGAAGGCCTCGGCGCTGAAGCTGCTCCGCGCCGCCTCGGCGAACAACGAGCCGCGCGCTCTGCTGTTCTACGGGCTCGCGCTGTTCAACGGCGACGGCGTCCCGCTCGAACGCGAGCGCGGCTATGCGATGGTCAAGCGCTCGGTGGCGCTGGGGCTGGTCGATGCCGAGCAGACGCTGTCGGAGATGGACGTGGTGATGTTCGTCACGCCGCCGGAGCGGGCGCGGACCAATCTCGCCCCGGGTGCGCTGCCAGCGCCGAAGCTCGCGCAATCGTCACCGAAGCGGCCAACCACGGCCCAGCCGCCTGTCGTCACGCCGTCCCCCACGACGCGGGGTCGTCCCGCCCCGCCACCGCCGAGCGCTGCGGCCGCCGCACCGGCTGGCGGCGGCGACTGGCGGATCCAGCTGGGCGCCTTCCGCCGTCCGGGCGCGCCGCAGGAATTGTGGGGCCGCATCAGCGCGCGCCTGCCGGGACGCCAGCCGTTCCTGCCGACCCAAAACGGACTGACCGCGCTGCAGGTCGGTTCCTTCGCGACGCGCGGCGAGGCGCAGGACGCCTGCCGCGCCGCGGGCACCAGCCCCTGCGTCGTGATCCGGGTTCGCTAG
- a CDS encoding VIT1/CCC1 transporter family protein, which translates to MKNVSAHSEAHMVQRVGWLRAAVLGANDGLCSVSSLIVGVAASDASRPHVLLAAVAALVAGAMSMAAGEYVSVSSQADLEEADLARELAEIEKNPIAERNELARIYMGRGVDKETAAAVADQMMAHDAIGAHARDELGISEHAAARPLQAAGASALTFTLGAGAPTIATALAPAGAILPVVGVVTFLALMLLGGLGAHAGGASIGRGVFRVTFWGVLAMLVTAGVGHLFGVATAG; encoded by the coding sequence ATGAAGAATGTTTCCGCCCATAGCGAAGCGCACATGGTGCAGCGGGTCGGCTGGCTGCGCGCCGCGGTGCTCGGTGCCAACGACGGGCTGTGCTCGGTAAGCAGCCTGATCGTCGGCGTCGCTGCCTCGGACGCCAGCCGGCCCCATGTCCTCCTCGCGGCGGTGGCGGCGTTGGTGGCCGGCGCGATGTCGATGGCGGCCGGCGAATATGTCTCGGTCTCCTCGCAGGCCGATCTCGAGGAGGCCGACCTCGCGCGCGAGCTCGCCGAGATCGAGAAGAATCCGATCGCCGAACGCAATGAGCTGGCGCGGATCTACATGGGCCGCGGGGTCGACAAGGAGACCGCCGCCGCCGTCGCCGACCAGATGATGGCGCATGACGCGATCGGCGCCCACGCCCGCGACGAACTGGGCATTAGCGAGCATGCCGCGGCGCGGCCGCTGCAGGCGGCGGGGGCCTCGGCGCTCACCTTCACGCTCGGCGCTGGGGCACCCACCATCGCCACCGCACTGGCACCGGCGGGCGCGATCCTGCCGGTGGTGGGGGTGGTGACCTTTCTTGCGCTGATGCTGCTTGGCGGCCTGGGGGCGCACGCCGGCGGGGCGTCGATCGGGCGCGGGGTTTTCCGAGTTACTTTCTGGGGCGTGCTGGCGATGCTGGTGACCGCCGGCGTCGGCCATCTGTTCGGGGTCGCCACCGCCGGATGA
- the gatC gene encoding Asp-tRNA(Asn)/Glu-tRNA(Gln) amidotransferase subunit GatC translates to MSVDTATVRHVARLARLQMSDAEVAALVPELNNILGWVEQLAEVNTDGVEPLTAVIDQKLRLRDDVIDDGNVRDAVLLNAPDAQHGFFAVPKVIE, encoded by the coding sequence ATGTCCGTCGATACCGCCACCGTGCGGCACGTCGCCCGGCTTGCGCGTCTGCAGATGAGCGACGCGGAGGTCGCGGCACTCGTGCCCGAACTCAACAACATACTCGGCTGGGTCGAGCAGCTCGCCGAGGTGAATACCGACGGGGTCGAGCCGCTGACCGCGGTGATCGACCAGAAGCTGCGCCTGCGCGATGACGTCATCGACGACGGCAACGTCCGCGACGCGGTGCTGCTGAACGCCCCCGATGCGCAGCATGGCTTTTTCGCCGTTCCCAAGGTGATCGAATAG